The sequence taataaaaaatatattttaaaggtaataataaattcggattgattcgggttggtttgagttatattaggtgaacccatgaaccaaccaaactcacaaaattttcatttatttgaacccaacccaactaaaatgagttgataacccaatccAAACTACgcgggttgggttggattgatcagttttttcgggtcatcaggtttttttgaacacccctaattaaTCCTACTaaagaaaagttatttttttaactaaattaaattttgaactttatAAAACACGTGCATGCACATGTCTCAAATTAGTTAGTAGAAAGtgaataacaaaatatataaatttactagaagaagtagtgtttataagcttaatttcaataattaaaaaacgaaaaccaaatgattatcaaagaATGAcgtaaataatatatttaacatTTGTTTAAAAGTTCGTACATCTGTTAGACacataaatacaaatttaaaattagaaaccgagaaaataacttgtaatttaaccttaatCTTGTCATTCTCTAATTACTATTTAGAGAATAAAGTGGTCTATCCTAATCacattaaaagtttttttttttccaaaatgggtcttcttttttttagtacacAAAGTACAATAATAGGGTAATGAAAGAAGAAAACTTGTTCACATTGCCACTTTGTGGAACCCATTGATGTTCTACTAAGGAATCACTTTTTACTGTTTGTTGTTTGTTTTCTAGCTAAACTTTGATAGTTTTGACCCCAAAAAAGAAAGtttaaatacattattttctttatcattacactcctttttaaataaaatgagtggacaagaaaaaaaaaattaaaaccctACCTTTACAATGACCATTTAATTGATATATCAATCGATCTAAAcatagtttaattgattaaaatatattatcaatttagtcaaaagtttgaattttcatTCTTATATGTTGTTGAAGACAATAAGAAAGACCAAATACTATTAAATCATCGATTGACCTAAAAGCTTAAACTGGTGGTTTAACACAAAcgatttaaacaaattctaaagtgTTTAAAATCTATGATCGTTTTTAGTACAATAACAAGAGATGTTGAGATTTTTTTAGGAAAACAGAATAACAAATGTCTAGAGAGTTACATCAAGAGACGTCAATAAAGAAAATCACCCAGATGAAgagtttgagaaaaaaaaaaaaaaacatccggTCTTCCAAAACTTTTCTAACAAGCTCTCCAAGATCTTGAACCATTAACTTAACGTCATCAATCATAAAAAAACACCTCAGTGAGATCAATATTATAAAGATGAGAGATCGAAACTTCGATCTTTGAGAAAGAAGATTATACTAATTAGAAATTCATTTTAACGTAGAGATCTTGAAATTTGAACCTTTGGAATAGAAAGAATACAAGGTAATTActtgatattataatttatgatatatgatataaatgtaagaataatatttaaatacaaaatcATTATTTTCGTATGAATGTTGaaattctcaactaagattcataATTTAGTGGATGTGGTGAGCATTCATAATTTCTTACAccacaaaatatttagattaaaatatatttttactcCCTATATTTTGGATAgagtttccttttaatttctttattttaaaatattacatgtttggttaaattttgagtttggtttcaatttagtttttatatttaaaattattataattttacttttgagatttaagttttattttaatttagccaataaattttaatatttacatttttaaccttcatttttcactaaatattcatCTCGGTATTTGgtgttaatgtttattaatttaaaacaattacaaggtaaaattttaaaattaattttaatagtgaaacttaattaataatgatgattttaaattaattaatatacattaaCGCTAATGATTGATAGTGAGTAttgtgtaaatcttgaaatttagggatcaaattgaaacaaattgtaaaaattcaaatctcaatggtaaaattgtaatattttaaaatctattaacaaaattgaaaccaaactcaaaactcaagtACTAAGGCCCCTTTTAGtaaacattttgtttttgaaaattaagcttattttctctcattttcttaccATTGTTTACATCTTTCTTATGTACAAAAGTTGAATTCGCAACCAaactccaaaaacaaaaaaagtttttaaaagttactattttagttttcaaaatttgacttggtttttgaaaatattaataaaaaataaataaaaaaaatatgaaatttagaggtggaagagttatttacatgtttaattttaaaaaaaacaaaaaaccaaaatctaTTACCAAACATGGCCttaaatgtgtaatattttaaaacacaAGGATCAAATAAACATTAGGCTCAAATTTGCATCTTACGCATACGTGTGCTCTGGCTACTCTGCATCTTCGTTGTGAGGGATCTTTTGGCCCACCAACTTAAATAAACAACTCAACTTCAATAGTAAAACAAGCACCATTGAAGTTTACACACTTAACAAGTAACtcaatcttttcatttttttttctattcttcaCTTTTATCGAGGAATTCCATTTTCCCCTCTTAATCTACTTTTCATAAATCTCGAAAAACTCTATCTTACAATTCTACACTCTAATGGGTTGTTTGAGGCGCCAAGTTGAGATATAATATTTGGTGTTCATATGTCTGTGAAGTTTATATATgtgtggagttcatatgtccGTGTCTGGGATGCAGAGTTATTTagtctgagttcatatgtctgtgtttagggtgcagagttgagtttaTATGTCTGAAGTATCTGGTACAgtttttttaactctaaataatatacTTTCatgattaatatttttattttgaaacttttttattcaataattaccCATCTttgtattgaataaaatatgtaatgcaatttttcttctaaattttaaagctttttttccttccttcctttctttcttGGGTAATGAACAAGAGTTATctcattacattttttttttttaaaaaaaatatggttaaataaaataaaaaatcaaagagaaaataaaaattttttaGTCCTGATTTTTtcccatgaatttcattatcaccttattctttttattcttattcctaTTGTTGCTCTTTATCTTTACTCTgtcatttattcttttaattgcatttttttattgtcaccacatttcttcaacaatttcattttcaattcctCCAATTTTGGAGGATCATCATAGACAAATCTTccatttttcactaatttttgctAGATCatgttccaaaaaaaaaaatattatgttatatattacatatttttcaactacatacatacttgttgtctaaatattcttaacactcatatGATATGTGAATTTAATTGaatacaaaaaatattttacaattttttacgcataaatatattttaaccaTCATCAGTCTTATAATAATCGGAAGTAATTGTCAAAGTTGACTATCGAAGAATATTTTCATTAGAgttttgtagtcggaggtggttgtcagaacCTGAAGTTTGTTGCATGAAGGTGGTtggagttggtcatcggaggtggtttgTGGGGTCCAGAGTTGGTCACGCGAAGGTGATCATCGAAGTTGATCGTCAAAAATGAATTTTGCCGGAGTTTGTAGTtgaaggtggttgttgaagcCCCTAGTTGGTCGTTAGAGTTGCTCACTCGAAGGTAGTCATTGAAGTTGATTTTCATCGGagtttgtagtcagaggtggttgtcggagcctaaaATTAGTCATTGGAGTTGGTCGCGTGAAGGTAGTCATTGAGTTGGGTCACCAAAGTTGTCAACGGAGGTGGTTGCTAGAgtccaaaattagtttttggatgGACGCGTGAAGGTTGTTGAAGCCCAGAGTTGGTTGCTGGAGCCAGAGTTGGTTGCTGGagttgtcatcgaaggtggttgtcggagcatAGAGTTGATCGCTAGAATTGTCATTGAAGGCGGTTGTTGGAGTCTAGAGTTAGTTTCCGGAGTGTGACAAGTGGCCAATGGGTGGAACCATTGTAAACCttggaagaagggagagttgagatgagttggtaaaatatattaACTCAACTTTATCAGCATCTAAAATTGGTGGACCAAATATTGAATTGATATATTATACTAATTCAACTCATATTGAAGAGCCAAATACCATCTAAATACAAACTTATAAACTCTAACATATTAACTTCACTTGGTTGGTCAAACATCCACTTATGAGCGAAATTAAAATGAGGTGATCTATACGAAAACACCTCAAATTGGGGTCATATTTCATAACTTAAAATCATTTCACATTTTTCTTGCCAAGGGGGAAGAAAAATAAGGCGGAGCCTCGGCCACGGAATCGGAGTCCCTTTTTAACCTTTATTTTGGCAGAGTGCGGTCCAAAGCTCAAGCAGAGCAGCGCCATAGCCATAGCCCATAAGCACTGCTTGCCGATGTCACTGTGCGAGGAACACGAACACGCATACACTGTATAACCCTTCAACGGCAAATTAAACACCAACCCAAGTTTAGTTTTACTCCAAACTTCAAACCCAATTCCCCTTTTCAGTCCTTacatcttctttcttcttcaaaatCTCATGAATTTCCCCATTACCCACCGACcctgaattttcaattttcaaatcgAGGGAAAACGACCAAACCCAACGGCAACGGGAGAGATCGAGTATGGTATCTTATGTGAGTGCGTTGCTTTATGGCGTCGGAGGCTTGGTGGTCGCCGGAATGGCGTTACTGGTCGCTTTTCAAGAGAGATTGGTTTATGTGCCGGTTCTTCCTGGGTTTACGAAATCTTATGCGATTAACCCATCTCGGCTTCGCCTTGTTTATGAGGATGTATGGCTTCGATCTTCTGATGGAGTCCGCCTTCACTCGTGGTTCATTAAACTCTTCCCCGATTGCCGAGGTTTGAttcttctcttttcatttcTCTTTTGGTTGTGTCGATTTTTCTTGTTGAATTTTGATGGATTTCGCTGGTAGGGTTTAGGTGATGCGGTTGTGTTCTGTTTTTTTGTGACTCTGAGCTGATTTTTGGACCTGGGACTGGCGGATCTTAGGTTTGTTTTGTGGTTGGGTTGTTTGATTAGTTATCGAGATGAATTTGTTTTGTGTTTCTCTTCTGAAGAGAGTGGTATGAAATGGAGGGAAGAGCTTAATGATTAGATCTGTCGAGATGGCCTGTTGATCATTTCTTTGTGAATAAGTTTGGATGCTTAGCTGATAAAATCTGTGCCAAATAAATTTAGCTTAAAATTGAAGGGGAATTGAGGATGATTGAGAATGTGGATATCTGGGACCTGGCTATTTGGACGAGATGCTGGTGTACTTGTTTAGGGGAATCTCGTGATGGGTGCGTCAGGGACTGTTGGATAGCTGGATTCGTACTGCATGATTTGTACCTTGGAATGTAAAAGTTCTTTTAATTGTTGCATTAAAGAGAGTACTATATTGGGTGAATATGGAATTCAGGTATTCATGTTGCTGGGTATCACATGCTGGATTTAAATGGACAGTGGTTGAAGTTTATTCTGGTTGTTGAAGGTTGAAATGAAAATGCTGGTTCAAAAGGGGTATCAGAAAAAATGAAGATATCTAACATTGTTTATAAGGTCTCTTTTGTTGTTATATTTGTGGCATGCAAGATGGTAACAAAATGTTCCTAGAGAGGAATCCAGATGTGGAATCACCTAATTTTTAAAGGACTTCTAAGAGGATTGGGgcttattttgaattaaaaaatagagaattttcccttgcAGGTTCTAACATCTTGTAAAATTTCATCTTTCATGGTGATTACACACTGATGCAGGCTTTAATACGTGTCTGATGCTTATTTTAAGGCTCTAAATGGTTGTAGATGATTTGGATCGAAGGCTTGATAGAGTTGGAAAATAACATTTCTTTAACAGTACTCCTGTATTGATCTGAAGGAAAATTTCTCTTTGGTTCTGCTTATATAACTCCTAAAGTGTATTTTCTCATACATGCTTGTCATCAATTCTTTTATTAGTTATGGGGATATTCTTCTTTCATGTATCTTTTTTCCTGGTTATTTTAACTGTATATTTGTCTGTTTTTCACCCTTAACAGCTTAATTTATACTGCTTTGCTTCTTACTTTTCTTTTCCCTCTTTGGGCTTGCATATTTACCTTAATGTGGGGTAAGCTTTCAAGGCTTACATTGTGATACGGCTGTTTTGCAGGTCCTACCATCCTTTTTTTCCAAGAGAATGCTGGAAGTATCCTGATTGTCATGGCCATCTTTGTGGAAGTTGGATATAAGAAAATTATTGTTTAACTAAATGTTCTAGCATGTTTATATATCCATCTTATCCATtttagatttgaattttgttcatGATGCACGTGTGAAATCTTGACtcttaactatatatatttggtaatataaaaaatagtcTGTGTATGCTAGTAATATGCTGATGGGTTTTCGGGTTCAATTCCTATTTTTTGACCTTGACTTCCTGCTCTAGACATCGCCCATCGTCTTGAAATGGTCCGCATCATGATACAAAGGTTACAGTGCAATGTTTTCATGCTTTCATATAGAGGGTATGTTATTTTACATAAATGTGGCAAGCTTGTCTTTTAACATATATTTCAGCAGCAATATGTTCATTGATATACATATATTGCTGCTACTTTAATGGAATGATCACTGATGCCATATGACCTTAAGCAGTTATGGAGCAAGTGATGGTTATCCTTCTCAGCATGGAATTACTAGAGATGCTCAGGTGTGCTTTGGTCTTGATTCTCTGTTCTATTATGTTCTTTCGACATTGGTTCGATGCCACGTCGTCGATAGCTCAAGGGCGGTGATCGACGATGCTATGATTGAaccaaaaataagttttttcaCATGTCGATAGGAATCTGTTTATCTTTGTTCTATAGATTTACAGAGCCGTTTTGTGTGATTACATTTTTGTTCTCTTTCCAAATATTATGTTTTTTCAACAAGAGTACTTGAAAACACTGCTTTTATTTTACTTGAGTAGGCTGCATTGGACCATCTTTCTCAAAGGACCGATATTGACACGTCTAGGATAATAGTGTTTGGAAGGTCACTTGGGGGTGCAGTTGGAGCAGTTCTTACCAAAAATAACCCTGACAAGGTATTATTTGTAGGGCTACGCTTGCCTTTTGATAATGTCATGATAATGTCACCTAGAGATTTACTGTGACTTTTTTGAATCAAAATGTTCCATGTCCAGTGTGACTGTCAACCTTTTACTGTCATAAGATACGTTGATCTTCTTCGAGTTCTTTTGTGCTTTTTATTCTGCATTCTGTAGGTTGTTTACCATATTCTGAATTGCAGGTTGCTGCATTGATATTAGAAAATACTTTTACTTCAATTTTGGATATGGCTGGAGTTTTGCTACCCTTTCTAAAGTGGTTTATTGGAGGCCCTGGATCAAAAGGTCCCAAGGTTCTCAATTTTCTTGTGCGTTCTCCATGGAGCACCATCGATGTAGTTGGCAAGGTGGGGTTTGACAGTTCAAAATATCgttattttttacattatttcTTGCTTCGGTTGTATAAGTAGCCCTTTTTGAAATTATCTCTGCAGATTAAGCAGCCAATTCTTTTCTTATCTGGATTACAAGACGAGATGGTTCCCCCAGTTCACATGCAGATGCTGTATGCGAAAGCAGCTGCTCATAACAACCGTTGTCTCTTCGTCGACTTCGCCTCTGGCATGCATATGGACACTTGGTTAGCCGGTGGAGATCATTATTGGAGAACAATTCAGCAGTTTATTGATCAGAATGTGCCAGAGAATAGAGAAAGTGAATCATCAGGAGACGACAAAGGTTCGATAATTCCTTGTTTAAGAACAAAGATCTCAATTAGAGTTTGTTCCATGAGTTTTTCTACATAACTAACGATGAAACTCCTTTTCCGCCAGTTCTTATTAAACTGGGTATGGGTTTGATAGGTTATTCAAATAGGACTAGTTATAAATCACTCGCCCTGCACCCCCCGGTTGATAAAAATAAcggctttcattgagaaaaatgaaagaatacatggGCATACAAAAAAACTGTCCACAAAAACTCCTCCCCTACAGGAAGGGACTCCAACTATGCAAAAATAACACCTATTGAATAGTTACAAAAGGTCTTCAAAACCGAGGCCCACAAAGAAACATGAAAGCGAACAAAGGACCAAACTTTACTAAGATCTTTGTCCACCCCTCTAAAAATCCTGCTATTCCACTCACCCCTACAAAACCCACAAGATTGCACACACCCTAGCAAATTTCCATTTGCTGTACTAGTTATAAATCACATGAACTAGATTAGTTAAAGATGGAAGCATTTCTGAATCTTAGAAACACTAGTTGAATTCATATATGTTTTCTGGAATGAATATAACCTGAACCTCAAGTATAGGCTTTGAGTATTGGAGAAATGCCTTCTGTTGGATATGTACTATTGTTTTTTTGCCATTCATCCAAATTCCTGAGCTTGGATTgtccattatattttattttcggTATTTCATCGTATCGTTTTGTGTTTCTGGAATGTGACTGGTGCACCTTTTTATTTAGTTCTTGTGTTAATAGACATTGGCTTTCATTTTTCCTCGATGAAGCTGAGGATACTTGTCCTGGATTATTTATGGTTTGTTATACTGGTTTCAGCTTTTGGCACTAGATAGATGATGACTTGCTGCGAAGTGGGGTTTTGAATTATATTGATTTGGTCTTCCTTCTCCAAACTGATTTGTGGCATATCCAGGAACTAGAAGGTCTCTGTCTCTTCTGTAAGAAGTTGGGTGCAGTTGAGATTTATCAGAGCAAATGGAATGTGCTATAGTAGTAGTAGTAATCAAATATTCACTTGGAGGGGCTTCCTTTTCTTAAtgggtttttggtttttaggttTCAGATATATGGCAGAGAGTCAGAGTGCCCTTTGATA comes from Benincasa hispida cultivar B227 chromosome 2, ASM972705v1, whole genome shotgun sequence and encodes:
- the LOC120071521 gene encoding alpha/beta hydrolase domain-containing protein WAV2 translates to MVSYVSALLYGVGGLVVAGMALLVAFQERLVYVPVLPGFTKSYAINPSRLRLVYEDVWLRSSDGVRLHSWFIKLFPDCRGPTILFFQENAGNIAHRLEMVRIMIQRLQCNVFMLSYRGYGASDGYPSQHGITRDAQAALDHLSQRTDIDTSRIIVFGRSLGGAVGAVLTKNNPDKVAALILENTFTSILDMAGVLLPFLKWFIGGPGSKGPKVLNFLVRSPWSTIDVVGKIKQPILFLSGLQDEMVPPVHMQMLYAKAAAHNNRCLFVDFASGMHMDTWLAGGDHYWRTIQQFIDQNVPENRESESSGDDKAFGTR